The proteins below are encoded in one region of Betaproteobacteria bacterium:
- the mreD gene encoding rod shape-determining protein MreD, whose amino-acid sequence MQPTFSSSRILLPVHPWFIFFSLIAAALLNFLPTAHWPGMPDWVALVLCFWSVREFHKVGMGWGFVLGLLMDVADGAILGQHCFAYVLLAYTASALSRRILWFPLIQQALQIMPLLLATQLLQALMRLAVGADFPGWGYFIGPFVATLLWIPATFILLLPQYRPVEQDPNRPI is encoded by the coding sequence ATGCAACCGACTTTTTCCTCCTCGCGCATCCTGTTACCCGTTCACCCGTGGTTTATTTTCTTCAGCCTGATCGCTGCCGCATTGCTCAACTTCCTGCCTACCGCACACTGGCCAGGGATGCCGGACTGGGTAGCCTTGGTGCTGTGTTTCTGGAGTGTGCGCGAATTTCACAAAGTGGGCATGGGTTGGGGATTCGTGCTGGGTCTCCTGATGGATGTTGCCGACGGTGCCATTCTCGGTCAGCATTGCTTTGCCTATGTACTACTGGCCTACACGGCATCGGCACTATCCCGGCGAATTCTTTGGTTTCCACTGATCCAGCAGGCTTTGCAGATCATGCCACTGTTGTTGGCCACACAACTCCTGCAAGCGTTGATGCGTCTGGCCGTCGGTGCTGACTTTCCGGGCTGGGGCTATTTCATTGGTCCCTTCGTGGCAACCTTGCTATGGATACCCGCGACCTTTATCCTGCTCCTGCCGCAATACCGGCCGGTTGAGCAGGACCCCAACCGCCCGATTTAG
- the mreC gene encoding rod shape-determining protein MreC — translation MAGMNHAPPPFFKRGPAPLALLTFYIAVSLAIFVVDLRFKSLELLRQSIALIVDPVQRVAQTPGSLVDYAASYLQGMRALQQENGELRHNQLTTAPNLQRLAQLESENDRLRKLLAVKEREKASGQVTQILYTARDPFSRKVIVDKGQQAGIVAGQPAIDEAGVVGQVTRVFPFSAEITLITDKDQIVPVQIVRSGQRSVVFGLGNGQLELRYMPANADIQVGDILVTSGLDGVYLPGFPVAKIVNIERDSAYSFARIFCTPIAGVENFGEVMVLDPRQPLPPAPPASIGRPGSNGDKPALRGKKKSASKEN, via the coding sequence ATGGCCGGCATGAATCACGCGCCTCCACCGTTTTTTAAGCGAGGGCCAGCACCGCTGGCCCTTCTGACTTTCTACATCGCCGTATCGCTGGCGATATTTGTCGTCGACCTCCGCTTCAAGAGCCTTGAGCTGCTAAGGCAAAGCATTGCGTTAATCGTCGACCCGGTCCAGCGCGTTGCGCAAACACCGGGTAGCCTCGTCGACTACGCAGCCAGCTATCTGCAAGGCATGCGCGCATTGCAGCAGGAAAATGGTGAGTTAAGGCACAATCAGCTCACCACCGCACCGAATTTGCAACGCTTGGCGCAGTTGGAGTCAGAGAACGATCGACTGCGCAAGTTGCTTGCCGTCAAGGAGCGGGAGAAAGCCAGCGGCCAGGTCACCCAGATTCTATACACCGCCCGCGATCCATTTTCGCGCAAGGTCATTGTCGACAAAGGCCAGCAAGCAGGCATTGTCGCCGGACAGCCGGCCATTGATGAAGCAGGTGTTGTCGGGCAGGTGACCCGCGTCTTCCCGTTCTCGGCAGAAATTACGCTGATTACCGACAAAGACCAGATCGTGCCGGTACAAATTGTACGTAGCGGGCAACGCTCGGTTGTCTTCGGGCTGGGCAACGGACAACTGGAATTACGCTATATGCCTGCCAACGCAGACATTCAGGTCGGCGACATATTGGTTACCTCGGGACTGGATGGCGTTTATCTGCCTGGATTCCCTGTGGCCAAGATCGTCAATATTGAACGCGACAGCGCGTACTCTTTCGCTCGAATATTCTGCACGCCCATCGCCGGCGTCGAAAACTTCGGTGAGGTGATGGTTCTTGACCCACGCCAGCCCTTGCCGCCAGCGCCTCCCGCCTCGATCGGTCGCCCGGGTAGTAACGGCGACAAGCCAGCGTTGCGCGGCAAGAAAAAATCCGCAAGCAAGGAAAACTAA
- a CDS encoding rod shape-determining protein has protein sequence MFGFLSKYFSNDLAIDLGTANTLIYVRGRSIVLDEPSVVAIRLEGGPNAKKTIQAVGREAKDMLGKAPGTITVIRPMKDGVIADFTVTEQMLKQFIKKVHDSKLFSPSPRIIICVPSGSTQVERRAIRESALGAGASQVYLIEEPMAAAIGAGLPVSEATGSMVVDIGGGTTEVGVISLGGMVYAGSVRVGGDKLDEAIINYISRNYGMMIGENTAENIKKNIGSAFPGAEVKEMEVSGINKAEGIPRKFTISSNEILEALTDPLNQIVSAVKSALEKTPPELGADIAEKGMVLTGGGALLRDLDRLLMEETGLPVIVADEPLTCVARGCGMALEKMDKLGSIFASD, from the coding sequence ATGTTCGGTTTCCTAAGCAAATATTTCTCAAATGATTTAGCCATCGACCTTGGCACAGCGAATACGCTGATTTACGTTCGCGGACGTTCCATTGTTCTCGATGAACCCTCGGTCGTTGCCATTCGCCTCGAAGGCGGCCCCAATGCCAAAAAAACCATCCAGGCCGTCGGCCGGGAAGCCAAGGACATGCTTGGCAAGGCACCGGGCACCATTACCGTTATTCGCCCGATGAAGGACGGCGTCATCGCCGACTTTACGGTCACCGAGCAAATGCTCAAGCAATTCATCAAGAAGGTGCATGACTCCAAGCTGTTCAGCCCGAGCCCGCGCATCATCATCTGCGTGCCCTCCGGCTCAACCCAGGTTGAACGCCGTGCCATCCGCGAATCCGCGCTCGGCGCCGGTGCCAGCCAGGTCTACCTGATTGAGGAGCCGATGGCTGCCGCAATCGGTGCCGGTCTACCGGTCTCTGAAGCGACGGGCTCGATGGTCGTCGATATTGGTGGTGGCACAACTGAAGTTGGTGTTATCTCGCTCGGCGGCATGGTCTATGCCGGCTCTGTCCGCGTCGGTGGCGACAAGCTCGATGAAGCCATCATCAATTACATCAGTCGCAATTACGGCATGATGATCGGCGAAAACACCGCTGAAAACATCAAGAAGAACATCGGCTCCGCCTTCCCGGGTGCTGAGGTCAAGGAAATGGAAGTCTCCGGCATCAACAAGGCTGAAGGCATCCCGCGCAAGTTCACGATTTCTTCCAACGAAATCCTTGAAGCGCTGACCGACCCACTAAACCAGATCGTTTCTGCCGTCAAATCCGCGCTGGAAAAGACACCGCCCGAACTCGGCGCCGACATTGCCGAAAAGGGCATGGTGCTTACCGGTGGTGGCGCCCTGTTGCGCGACCTCGACCGTCTGCTGATGGAAGAAACCGGCCTGCCAGTCATCGTTGCCGACGAACCTCTGACCTGCGTTGCTCGCGGTTGCGGCATGGCGCTGGAAAAGATGGATAAGCTGGGTAGCATTTTTGCCTCGGACTAA
- the gatC gene encoding Asp-tRNA(Asn)/Glu-tRNA(Gln) amidotransferase subunit GatC → MSLTLEQVKRIAHLARIETSDAEALTTQGHLNGIFQLIEQMQAVDTEGVEPMAHAQDLSQRLREDAVTEGDRCAAYQAIAPEVEAGLYLVPKVIE, encoded by the coding sequence ATGTCGCTCACATTAGAACAGGTTAAGCGCATCGCCCACCTCGCCAGAATCGAGACAAGCGATGCCGAAGCTTTGACCACCCAAGGCCATCTCAATGGCATTTTTCAGTTGATTGAACAAATGCAGGCGGTCGATACCGAAGGTGTCGAGCCGATGGCTCATGCTCAGGATCTCAGTCAGCGCCTGCGCGAAGACGCTGTGACAGAAGGCGACCGTTGTGCTGCCTATCAGGCAATCGCGCCGGAAGTTGAAGCCGGCCTATATCTCGTGCCGAAGGTGATCGAATGA